AGCGCGGTCTGCCGCTTGCTCCTCGACAGCAGGATTCCACCATGTGTCATATAGAATCACCGTATCGGCACTCATCAGATTAAGTCCTGTTCCCCCAGCTTTCAAGGAGATTAAGAATAAATCCCTCTCCCCTTGATTAAATCGGTCGCAGATTTCCACTCGTTCTTCTGGCGGCGTTTGACCATCCAGATAAAAGAACGGCAGCCCTTTCGCCTGCAACCTTCGACCGATCAACTCAAGCATTTTAGTAAACTGGGAAAAAATGAGCACCCTTCTACCTGAAAACTTCGATTCATCCACAATCCTTATCAGCTGATCCAGCTTGGCTGAGCCTTCTTTATACCCATCTACAAATAAGGCAGGGTGACAACAAAGCTGCCGTAGCCGCGTTAAGCCGGCCAATATTTTAATCCGATTTTTCCGAATCGTGTCCTTATCCAGATGTTTTAACGTATCATGCCTTAATTTCGCTAGATAGGCAGCATACAGCTTCTTTTGTTCAGGATACAGTTCCACCGATTCCCGCGACTCCATTTTTTCAGGAAGCTCTGCAAGAACATCCTCTTTCAAGCGCCGCAGGAGAAATGGCCGAATTCTTCGCGCGATTGTTTTTCGAGAAAGCTTACTATATTCTTTTAATCCTAAGAACAGCTCCGGAAAGACCACATGAAAAATGGACCACAGCTCTTCGAGTGAATTCTCAACGGGTGTACCTGTTAGTGCAAAACGATGACGTGACTGCAGCTTTTTAGCCGCTCGAGCTGTCTGTGTTAATGGATTTTTAAAGGCTTGCGCTTCATCAAAGAACAACGCATAAAAGCTCTGTTTCTCTAACCAGCTAATCTCTCGCCGTAATAACGGGTAGGAGATAATCATTACATCCACATCAGATACCTTTTTTAGCAGTTCACCCCTCTCCGATTTGTCCCCATCAATTACAATAGCATTTAACTCAGGAGCAAATTTCCGAATCTCATTCAACCAGTTATAAGTTAAGGAGGCAGGACAAACAATCAAAACCGCCTCCTTCTTCTTACGAATTTCAGGCAGCTCGGACACAATATACGCCAGGCTTTGAATTGTCTTTCCAAGCCCCATATCATCTGCTAATATCCCACCAAAACCGTAGTGTGCCAGCGTTTTCATCCATTTGTAGCCCACCTTTTGATACTCTTTCAAGATATGAGCTAAACTGGTTGGCACCTCAAACTCAAGCTGTCCAGGGTTCATGAGGTGGTCAAGGAACTGGCGGAAAGATTCCTCCAGCTTAAACGCATCACTAACCTCTACCGTATCAAGAAGCTGTATACTTTGCTCGACCGGTAACTCCAATCCTGCAGCTAAGTCTTTACCCTTCATTAGAGGTGACTGAATAAACCGTTGGATTTCATTCATTTCTCTTGATTCTAATGAAAAAAGAGAGCCATTCGGCAGGCGGTAATATTTACGTTTTTCCTCCAACGCGGCTAATACTCCGCGAATCTGATGATCTGAAATTCCATCCATTTCAAATTTGAATTCGAGCCAGTTCGTCCGTTCTTTTTTGACCTTCACTCTTATCTGAGGATGGGTCGTCCCTCTAAAAATCCGGTTTCTTACCGCTGTTGTGGCATAAATCCGCACCAGTTTTTGGAGTTTTGGGAGCATATGAACAAGAAATTCATACTCGAGCTCCTCATTATGCAAAAAGTAGCCTCCGTCCGTCGTGGCAAATTCACTATCGTTCATGAGTTGCAGAATTTCTTCTTCTTTTTCTACCTCTCTTATGATTAGGCTGTCAGCTGGCAGCTCTCGCTTTTCTAGTGGATTAATCATCATATGGTCATAATGAAACTCAAGGCCGGCTAGAAGGCGATTACTTACTCGGTCTAGATAGAGTTTAGCCACCAACGGCGTACCCATTACTTGTTTCCGAATTGATTCAGCGATGGTCACTTGTCCGAGCTTTTTTAATCCTGGGGCGACTTTTTCTAGGAAAAACGAAATCTTTCCTTCCGGAATCGGGATTCGATTCGTTCCTGTTTGAGACAGCATTTGTTTTAGCTCGGTGAGACGCTTGCAGTCTTGCGCCTCTAACTGTTTGATTTTCCCTTCATACAATACAGACCGATACGCATCTAAGACCAGTACCTGTTCAAAGCCTTTCACATGCAATTGATACCCATTTCCTTCTGCTTCTTTAAACTGAAACTGCAATGGCGGCAATTCATGAGAGACGTGAATTCCTTTAAAAGTCTGCCCGTCATCCACAAGCTTTACCTGAGGGACCTTTACAAGTAACGGTTGCAGCTGTTCCCAAGACGAAGAAGGGATTGGCAGTATCTGATGCCCAGTGGTGTCAGGCACCTTTTTCATATATACCTTTTCATCACGCTGTACTTGGATGAGCTGTTGAAGGACGGCATCGGTTTCTTTTGGAAAACAATGCTTAATTGGGTCATACGTAGAGTTCCGGAAAAGAGCGGCTGACCGGCCTGAACCTACTTGTTCTAAAAAGGCACGAATGTCCGTCACGTTTGTTGACTCGACCGCCAGTTCAATACCAAAAAGGTGTTTCCCATTACCGAGATCCATTGGGCGGCAGGTAAACTCCACCTCAAGAACCTCCCTCGTTTCAAAGTGGTTTTGGTGACCACTAGAGCGAACAGGTCGATCCGAGAAAAGATTCAATAAGCCCTCAGTTAGCCCCGGGTTGCTAGATATGTTTGGGATAGTTCCATGTTGTTGATGTTCGCAAAGTGCCAATAAAACAGCCGCAATATGCTGACAATCCTTATTAAAGGACGCAAGCTTCGGGCAATTGCACTCCGTCCTTAGTTTCCCATCCGTCTCAGTTTTAATCACCACACGAAACGCTTCATCAGATGTAACCGTCGCTTGACACCATTCGGGCTGATAGTGTTCAAAGGTCACTCTGTCCGTTCGGTAAAAATAATCCCCTCGTTTGAAGGAGACAGTGCCACACATTTCTTTGATGAGTTTATGGTTTATCCGAATGTTCACGTGCGTTCCCCCTCCTCATGAGGATCAGATTTAATAGTAAGATTGTAACACAAACCTGAGAAAGGGACAGTCCCCCGTTGCGCTAAAGCGCCGGGGGACTGTCCCTTTCTCTTGCTCATTCTTCTCTGTAATCTCTTAAGTTAAAATAACCAACATAACTTACTGGTCTAAATTCTACTGCTTTATATACGGGGATCATCATCTGGTCAAACTTAAATAATTTATCCACATACTCATAATGCACCGAAAGTCCTTGGTAGGTTTCAGGAGTTAAATCCCTGAAATATTCATTCTTCAGCACATACCCAGTTTCTAACTCCACTAGGCTTTTTTTAATTATTTCTTGATAAGGGGAAAGCTCAGAAGGGATCACCATACCTTTGAGCCCTAAGATAATCTCCTCACCTTGCTTTATACTTTCTGCTCGATTCAACTCAATTTCCCCTTTAGACTTACCTGCTACAATCGCTGTTAAAAAGGCGGTTTCGGATTGTTTTTGTTTGCTAACAAGCCTAATAATATCATTTTGAAAATGGATTAACGCCACCTGCTGCTGTCGAACTGTCGAAAGACTAGCTTGCTTGTTTTTTGGTACTTGGATAAAGTTTTGTACCAAAAGCAGAAGACAGCACACCGCTATGGCCAAACTTGCTGCATATTTAAAACTCTGAATGTGTTGAGATCTTCGGGAAGATTTTTTAGATTGCTTGATTATCTTCTTTTTAATATTCTTTGAAAGCTCTAGCTCCTTAAAATAAGTATCATCAAGACTTTCCTTTAATAAACGAAGTTCATCTTCCATCTTTATCCCTCGTTTCTTTTCCAGCCTTCTTTTGTAAAAGCTCTTTGCCTCTTCTTAACCGTGTCCTGATTGTGTTTTCATTTTGTTGTAAAAGAACTGAGATTTCATCGACCCGATAATTCTCATAATAAAAGAGAATAATAACTTCCCTGTACTTTACAGGCAAATTAAGCACTGCTGATGCTAATTCCTTTTTCTGTGATCTTTCTAAAACCTGATCTAATACGCTGTCCTTCACAGTGGTTTGCTTGGGTGAAAAATCCAAATATAACAAATTCTTAAAGGACCAACTTTTCAAATAATCCTTACAAAGGTTAATGGTTATCGAATAAACCCATGTTTTCACTGAGGATTCTCCACGAAAATGATCCCAGTTCTTATAACATTTCAAGAAGGCTTCCTGCGTGAGATCCTCTGCTATTTTTTGATCCTTCACATATGTAAATGCAAGCTTTAGAATCTTGCTTCCCAAGGTTTCCACTAGTTCCTCAAGCATCGCTTCTTTGTTAATACTCGAAACATCAATGGGTGCTGGCTGCTTCGCTTTATTTATTTTCATCGGGTCCCCCCGTTCTATTCTTTCTGTACTGTTTTATTAGACGATACTTTATCAATTTATTATTCATTTATTTTAAAAAAACGTAAATTATGAGTTTTCAGGTTTAATGAAATCGGACTTTTTGTCCATAAATATTTCCCCCACCTACTGAATAAAATGACTATAACCCTTATTAGTCTACTATCTATGAAAGTAGGTATCACGAAATGAAGCACAAAATCCATCGATGTAATTGCAGAAAAGTTTGGTCCGTCCAAAACCGAAAGACCAAGTCCATAGCGAGTTCCTTACTACTGGAGGGACATTGGAAAGCTGAACTAAAGCCCGAAAGAATATCAAACCCCAAAGGCTTTGTTACAACAGATAACAGCCAATCTATTATATTTAATCCTCCCCCTGAATTACTGGTGCAATATGCAACAGTGGACAAATTAATTTATGATAAAACGAATGTAGATTTTAATCTTGACCATGGAGACCATGGAGAATCTCTTTATTTTGCGAAGGATGGGAGCTGCTTTATTCTAAAAAAAATAGAGAAGTAGAAAGTAACCTAGCCCGAGCATGAAAAAAACTAATCAAACGTTTGATTAGTTTTTGTTATTCATGTTTTTAATTCACTATTGTATCCTTAATTGAGACTAACCCCCCTTCAATTAGAAGGGGGGCTGTTGCAACAAAAGATAATTTAACTTATACCTAGAACGGAAAATCCTTTCCACTCTTATCGCGGACAATAACCTCATACGGCTGGTGATCTACCTTTGCTTTAACGTCTTCACTATCAAGGAACGCCTTAATCTCGTCACGAATTTTTCCAACCGTCTCTTTGGTCCCATCGTCCGAAGCAGTCATACTAGTTTTAATTATGATTTTCACCTTTTCCGGCTTATACGAATAACCATAACTGGAAACTTTATACTCCTTCTTCAATGCTAGCCCCTCGTGAATACTCCTCAAATAATCCATCCACAAGCCCTCACGCTTTTGGTTCTCTACATCTACCACATCCATCACTACTTCTTTATCCGAACCGTTCTCTTTTGCAAGCTCAAGTGTGGCCTTTTGAATTTCATCAACGCGCTTTTCTGTTAACGGAATACTTACCTCTATTTTCGGGTTATACGGGTTAACGGTCATAATATCATAACCCGAGCTCCTCAGTCCTTCTTCCAATTTCAATCCAAGCTGCCT
The window above is part of the Bacillus sp. SORGH_AS_0510 genome. Proteins encoded here:
- a CDS encoding DEAD/DEAH box helicase, with amino-acid sequence MNIRINHKLIKEMCGTVSFKRGDYFYRTDRVTFEHYQPEWCQATVTSDEAFRVVIKTETDGKLRTECNCPKLASFNKDCQHIAAVLLALCEHQQHGTIPNISSNPGLTEGLLNLFSDRPVRSSGHQNHFETREVLEVEFTCRPMDLGNGKHLFGIELAVESTNVTDIRAFLEQVGSGRSAALFRNSTYDPIKHCFPKETDAVLQQLIQVQRDEKVYMKKVPDTTGHQILPIPSSSWEQLQPLLVKVPQVKLVDDGQTFKGIHVSHELPPLQFQFKEAEGNGYQLHVKGFEQVLVLDAYRSVLYEGKIKQLEAQDCKRLTELKQMLSQTGTNRIPIPEGKISFFLEKVAPGLKKLGQVTIAESIRKQVMGTPLVAKLYLDRVSNRLLAGLEFHYDHMMINPLEKRELPADSLIIREVEKEEEILQLMNDSEFATTDGGYFLHNEELEYEFLVHMLPKLQKLVRIYATTAVRNRIFRGTTHPQIRVKVKKERTNWLEFKFEMDGISDHQIRGVLAALEEKRKYYRLPNGSLFSLESREMNEIQRFIQSPLMKGKDLAAGLELPVEQSIQLLDTVEVSDAFKLEESFRQFLDHLMNPGQLEFEVPTSLAHILKEYQKVGYKWMKTLAHYGFGGILADDMGLGKTIQSLAYIVSELPEIRKKKEAVLIVCPASLTYNWLNEIRKFAPELNAIVIDGDKSERGELLKKVSDVDVMIISYPLLRREISWLEKQSFYALFFDEAQAFKNPLTQTARAAKKLQSRHRFALTGTPVENSLEELWSIFHVVFPELFLGLKEYSKLSRKTIARRIRPFLLRRLKEDVLAELPEKMESRESVELYPEQKKLYAAYLAKLRHDTLKHLDKDTIRKNRIKILAGLTRLRQLCCHPALFVDGYKEGSAKLDQLIRIVDESKFSGRRVLIFSQFTKMLELIGRRLQAKGLPFFYLDGQTPPEERVEICDRFNQGERDLFLISLKAGGTGLNLMSADTVILYDTWWNPAVEEQAADRAHRMGQQNVVQVIKLVARGTIEEKMNDLQDKKRDLIDEVIDSDEKVMANLTEEDIREILMI
- a CDS encoding sigma-70 family RNA polymerase sigma factor — translated: MKINKAKQPAPIDVSSINKEAMLEELVETLGSKILKLAFTYVKDQKIAEDLTQEAFLKCYKNWDHFRGESSVKTWVYSITINLCKDYLKSWSFKNLLYLDFSPKQTTVKDSVLDQVLERSQKKELASAVLNLPVKYREVIILFYYENYRVDEISVLLQQNENTIRTRLRRGKELLQKKAGKETRDKDGR